From the Micromonospora sediminicola genome, one window contains:
- the glnA gene encoding type I glutamate--ammonia ligase, producing MFANSEELLRYLSDEDVKFVDVRFCDLPGVMQHFNLPVESFDDSVFTDGLAFDGSSIRGFQSIHESDMLLLPDVSTAFVDPFRAQKTVALNFFVHDPFTREAYSRDPRNVAKKAEAYLAASGIADTAYFGAEAEFYIFDSIRHETSAHQSFYYIDSIEGAWNTGRVEEGGNRGYKTAYKGGYFPVPPVDHYADLRDSMVRRMVDAGFTVERSHHEVGTGGQSEINYKFSTLLHSADQLQLFKYLIKNEAWAHGKTATFMPKPLFGDNGSGMHTHQSLWRNGEPLFYDETGYAGLSDTARWYIGGLLHHAPSLLAFTNPTINSYRRLVPGFEAPVNLVYSQRNRSACTRIPVTGSNPKAKRVEFRVPDPSANVYLAFSAMMMAGLDGIKSKIEPPAPIDKDLYDLPPEEWGDVKQVPGSLPHALEALAQDHDYLLDGGVFTDDLISTWIDWKNANEVDPVRLRPTPHEFALYFDC from the coding sequence GTGTTCGCCAATTCCGAGGAACTCCTGCGTTACCTCAGCGATGAGGACGTGAAGTTCGTCGACGTACGTTTCTGTGACCTGCCCGGCGTGATGCAGCACTTCAACCTGCCGGTCGAGTCCTTCGACGACAGCGTCTTCACCGACGGCCTCGCGTTCGACGGCTCGTCGATCCGCGGCTTCCAGTCGATCCACGAGTCGGACATGCTGCTGCTGCCGGACGTGTCGACCGCCTTCGTCGACCCGTTCCGGGCGCAGAAGACGGTCGCGTTGAACTTCTTCGTGCACGACCCGTTCACCCGGGAGGCCTACTCGCGGGACCCGCGCAACGTGGCGAAGAAGGCCGAGGCCTACCTGGCGGCCAGCGGCATCGCGGACACGGCCTACTTCGGCGCCGAGGCCGAGTTCTACATCTTCGACTCGATCCGCCACGAGACCTCCGCGCACCAGTCGTTCTACTACATCGACTCGATCGAGGGCGCCTGGAACACCGGCCGGGTCGAGGAGGGCGGCAACCGCGGCTACAAGACCGCCTACAAGGGCGGCTACTTCCCGGTCCCGCCCGTGGACCACTACGCCGACCTGCGCGACAGCATGGTCCGCCGGATGGTCGACGCCGGTTTCACGGTGGAGCGCTCGCACCACGAGGTCGGCACGGGTGGCCAGTCCGAGATCAACTACAAGTTCTCCACGCTGCTGCACTCGGCCGACCAGCTCCAACTCTTCAAGTACCTGATCAAGAACGAGGCGTGGGCGCACGGCAAGACGGCGACGTTCATGCCCAAGCCCTTGTTCGGTGACAACGGCTCCGGCATGCACACCCACCAGAGCCTCTGGCGCAACGGCGAACCGCTGTTCTACGACGAGACCGGCTACGCCGGCCTGTCCGACACCGCCCGCTGGTACATCGGCGGCCTGCTGCACCACGCGCCCTCGCTGCTGGCGTTCACCAACCCGACGATCAATTCGTACCGGCGACTGGTGCCCGGCTTCGAGGCCCCGGTCAACCTGGTCTACTCCCAGCGCAACCGCTCCGCCTGCACCCGCATCCCGGTCACCGGCAGCAACCCCAAGGCCAAGCGCGTCGAGTTCCGCGTCCCCGACCCGTCGGCCAACGTCTACCTCGCCTTCTCCGCGATGATGATGGCCGGCCTGGACGGCATCAAGAGCAAGATCGAGCCGCCGGCCCCGATCGACAAGGACCTCTACGACCTCCCGCCGGAGGAGTGGGGCGACGTCAAGCAGGTCCCCGGCTCCCTGCCGCACGCGCTGGAGGCGCTCGCCCAGGACCACGACTACCTGCTCGACGGTGGCGTGTTCACCGACGACCTGATCTCCACCTGGATCGACTGGAAGAACGCCAACGAGGTCGACCCGGTGCGCCTGCGGCCCACCCCGCACGAGTTCGCGCTCTACTTCGACTGCTGA
- a CDS encoding carboxylate-amine ligase yields the protein MRRRPATATSAPAIPATLTVGVEEEFLLLDPETGESMPVADRVRDALSGTARQQSRQEFRHSMVEMVTPVSPDLARLRDHLVALRRAAARAAEAVGARLVAVGATPVCEAHRTVPDEQRYHDMSRRFGPVAHDPAVCGCHVHVGVPDRELAVQVCNHLRPWLPVVQALTTNSPLHDGRDTGHASWRSMQLERWPSIGPTPHFDSAADYDATVRDLITAGIMLDAAMVYWYARPSASYPTVEVRVGDVCPTVDDTVLVAGLVRALVATMIDEVGAGVPAPRIRDCLVAAAHWRAAHDGVDGELVDLRTGRPRPAWDLVDDLLVVVAPALTRHGDRDLILREVDRVRRDGTGATRQRRIMADTGGDVRVVLDHLAAQTTAD from the coding sequence ATGAGGCGGCGGCCCGCCACCGCCACCTCCGCCCCGGCGATCCCCGCCACCCTCACCGTCGGGGTCGAGGAGGAGTTCCTGCTGCTGGACCCGGAGACCGGGGAGAGCATGCCGGTCGCCGACCGGGTCCGCGACGCGCTGTCCGGGACCGCCAGGCAGCAGAGCCGGCAGGAGTTCCGGCACAGCATGGTGGAGATGGTGACCCCGGTCAGCCCCGACCTGGCACGGCTGCGGGACCACCTGGTCGCGCTGCGCCGCGCCGCCGCCCGCGCGGCCGAGGCCGTCGGCGCGCGACTGGTCGCCGTCGGCGCCACCCCGGTCTGCGAGGCCCACCGCACCGTGCCGGACGAGCAGCGCTACCACGACATGTCCCGCCGGTTCGGTCCGGTCGCCCACGACCCGGCGGTCTGCGGCTGCCACGTCCACGTCGGCGTGCCCGACCGGGAACTCGCCGTGCAGGTCTGCAACCACCTGCGGCCGTGGCTGCCGGTGGTGCAGGCGCTCACCACGAACTCCCCGCTGCACGACGGGCGCGACACCGGACACGCGAGCTGGCGGTCGATGCAGCTGGAACGCTGGCCGAGCATCGGGCCCACGCCGCACTTCGACTCCGCCGCCGACTACGACGCCACCGTGCGGGACCTGATCACCGCCGGGATCATGCTCGACGCCGCGATGGTTTACTGGTACGCCCGGCCGTCCGCCTCCTACCCGACGGTGGAGGTCCGCGTCGGCGACGTCTGCCCGACGGTCGACGACACCGTCCTGGTCGCCGGACTGGTCCGGGCCCTGGTCGCCACGATGATCGACGAGGTGGGCGCCGGCGTGCCGGCCCCCCGCATCCGCGACTGCCTGGTCGCCGCCGCGCACTGGCGGGCCGCCCACGACGGCGTCGACGGTGAGCTGGTCGACCTGCGCACCGGCCGCCCCCGGCCGGCCTGGGACCTCGTCGACGACCTGCTCGTCGTCGTCGCGCCCGCGCTCACCCGGCACGGGGACCGGGACCTGATCCTGCGCGAGGTGGACCGGGTCCGCCGCGACGGCACCGGGGCCACCCGGCAACGACGGATCATGGCCGACACCGGCGGGGACGTCCGTGTGGTGCTCGACCACCTGGCCGCGCAGACCACCGCGGACTGA
- a CDS encoding PIG-L family deacetylase produces MAERSLTLMAVHAHPDDEATSTGGVLARYAAEGVTTVLVTCTDGRCGDGPDGVKPGEDGHDPQSVVAMRRAELAASCEALKVTHLETLDYADSGMMGWATNEAPGAFWNTPVDEAADRLAELIRRYRPDVVVTYDENGFYGHPDHIQAHRITMAAVERTDIPAKVYWTTVPRSAFREFGKVMQEIGVEFPEPDATDEMPALGLPDDEITTWVDTRAHGGQKFASLAAHASQAENIFFLRLGQERFTELMGMETFVRVRDRTGASTPEDDLFAGLR; encoded by the coding sequence GTGGCTGAGCGATCTTTGACCCTGATGGCGGTGCACGCGCACCCCGACGACGAGGCGACCAGCACCGGCGGCGTCCTCGCCCGCTACGCGGCGGAGGGCGTCACGACGGTGCTCGTGACGTGCACCGACGGGCGGTGCGGCGACGGACCCGACGGCGTCAAGCCGGGCGAGGACGGACACGACCCGCAGTCCGTGGTGGCGATGCGCCGCGCCGAGCTGGCGGCCAGTTGCGAGGCGTTGAAGGTGACCCACCTGGAGACGCTCGACTACGCCGACTCGGGGATGATGGGCTGGGCGACGAACGAGGCGCCCGGCGCGTTCTGGAACACGCCGGTGGACGAGGCGGCCGACCGGCTGGCCGAGCTGATCCGGCGCTACCGCCCCGACGTCGTGGTCACCTACGACGAGAACGGCTTCTACGGCCACCCCGACCACATCCAGGCCCACCGGATCACGATGGCCGCGGTCGAGCGCACCGACATCCCGGCCAAGGTCTACTGGACCACCGTGCCGCGCAGCGCGTTCCGGGAGTTCGGCAAGGTGATGCAGGAGATCGGGGTCGAGTTCCCCGAGCCGGACGCCACCGACGAGATGCCGGCGCTGGGCCTGCCGGATGACGAGATCACCACCTGGGTGGACACCCGCGCCCACGGCGGGCAGAAGTTCGCCTCGCTGGCCGCGCACGCCAGCCAGGCGGAGAACATCTTCTTCCTGCGCCTGGGGCAGGAGCGGTTCACCGAGCTGATGGGGATGGAGACGTTCGTCCGGGTCCGTGACCGCACCGGCGCGTCCACCCCGGAGGACGACCTCTTCGCCGGCCTGCGCTGA
- a CDS encoding glycosyl hydrolase family 95 catalytic domain-containing protein, with translation MSEVTRRNVIKAAAAGSGAALLPAAWTAAARAGSAAPPEALAADDLALWYDEPAGTDWLRALPIGNGRLGAMVFGNIDTERLQLNEDTVWAGGPYDSANTRGAANLAEIRRRVFADQWTSAQDLINQTMMGSPGGQLAYQTVGNLRLAFGSADGATQYRRTLDLATATVTTTYVRGGVRHQREVFASAADQVIVVRLTADRADAITFSATFDSPQRTTVSSPDGTTIGLDGVSGSMEGVTGSVRFLALAHAAATGGTVSSSGGTLRVSGATSVTMLISIGSSYVNYRTVNGDYQGIARNRLAAARTVAVDQLRSRHLADYQALFRRVSIDLGRTAAADQPTDVRIAQHATSDDPQFAALLFQYGRYLLISCSRPGTQPANLQGIWNDSLAPAWDSKYTINANLPMNYWPADTTNLSECFLPVFDMVRDLAVTGARVAQAQYGAGGWVTHHNTDAWRGASVVDGALWGMWQTGGAWLSTLIWDHYLFTGDLGFLSANYPALKGAAQFFLDTLVAHPTLSYLVTNPSNSPELPHHANASVCAGPTMDNQILRDLFDAAARAGEVLGVDATFRSQVRTARDRLPPSRVGSRGNIQEWLADWVETERTHRHVSHLYGLHPGNQITRRGTPALYEAARKTLELRGDDGTGWSLAWKINFWARLEDGARAHKLLRDLVRTDRLAPNMFDLHPPFQIDGNFGATSGIAEMLLHSHTGELHLLPALPSAWPIGRVTGLRGRGGYTVGLAWSNGQADEIGVRADRDGTLRLRSRLFTGSFVLVDAADGSSPATTRPEADVVQLTVRAGHTYRATRPGVTPSPTLTPTPSTPPTPTPTTSSPAPSGARATYAVTGSWSGGFQGEVTVTAGATAIRGWTVSWTFRNGQVVNQIWGGTHSQSGANVTVRNVDYNGALAAGASTTFGFIGSANGANDPPTSLTVTTT, from the coding sequence ATGTCCGAAGTGACCCGAAGGAACGTCATCAAGGCCGCGGCGGCCGGGAGCGGCGCCGCGCTGCTGCCGGCGGCCTGGACCGCCGCCGCCCGCGCCGGCTCGGCCGCGCCACCGGAGGCGCTGGCCGCCGACGACCTGGCCCTCTGGTACGACGAGCCGGCCGGCACCGACTGGCTCCGCGCGCTGCCGATCGGCAACGGGCGTCTCGGCGCGATGGTGTTCGGCAACATCGACACCGAACGGCTGCAGCTCAACGAGGACACCGTCTGGGCCGGCGGCCCCTACGACTCGGCCAACACCCGGGGCGCGGCCAACCTGGCCGAGATCCGGCGGCGGGTCTTCGCCGACCAGTGGACCTCGGCGCAGGACCTGATCAACCAGACCATGATGGGCAGCCCGGGTGGCCAGCTCGCCTACCAGACCGTGGGCAACCTCCGGCTCGCCTTCGGCTCGGCCGACGGGGCGACCCAGTACCGGCGGACCCTCGACCTCGCCACCGCCACGGTGACCACCACCTATGTGCGGGGCGGCGTACGGCACCAGCGGGAGGTCTTCGCCAGCGCGGCCGACCAGGTGATCGTGGTCCGGCTGACCGCCGACCGGGCCGACGCGATCACGTTCTCCGCCACGTTCGACAGTCCGCAGCGGACCACCGTGTCGAGCCCGGACGGCACGACCATCGGACTCGACGGCGTCTCCGGCTCCATGGAGGGCGTCACCGGCTCGGTGCGTTTCCTCGCCCTGGCCCACGCCGCCGCGACCGGTGGCACGGTCAGCAGCTCCGGCGGCACGCTGCGGGTCTCCGGCGCCACCAGCGTGACCATGCTGATCTCGATCGGCTCCAGCTACGTCAACTACCGCACCGTCAACGGGGACTACCAGGGCATCGCCCGCAACCGGCTCGCCGCCGCCCGGACCGTCGCCGTCGACCAGCTGCGCAGCCGCCACCTCGCCGACTACCAGGCGCTGTTCCGCCGCGTCAGCATCGACCTGGGACGCACCGCCGCGGCCGACCAACCGACCGACGTACGGATCGCCCAGCACGCGACCAGCGACGATCCGCAGTTCGCCGCGCTGCTGTTCCAGTACGGACGCTATCTGCTGATCTCCTGCTCCCGCCCGGGCACCCAGCCGGCCAACCTCCAGGGCATCTGGAACGACTCGCTGGCCCCGGCCTGGGACTCGAAATACACGATCAACGCCAACCTGCCGATGAACTACTGGCCGGCCGACACCACGAACCTGTCCGAGTGCTTCCTGCCCGTCTTCGACATGGTCAGGGACCTGGCGGTCACCGGGGCCCGGGTCGCGCAGGCGCAGTACGGGGCCGGCGGTTGGGTCACCCACCACAACACCGACGCCTGGCGGGGCGCCTCCGTCGTCGACGGCGCGCTGTGGGGCATGTGGCAGACCGGCGGCGCCTGGCTGAGCACCCTCATCTGGGACCACTACCTGTTCACCGGCGACCTCGGCTTCCTTTCGGCCAACTATCCGGCCCTGAAGGGCGCCGCCCAGTTCTTCCTCGACACCCTGGTCGCCCATCCGACGCTCAGTTACCTGGTGACGAACCCGTCGAACTCCCCGGAGCTGCCGCACCACGCGAACGCCAGCGTCTGCGCGGGACCCACGATGGACAACCAGATCCTGCGTGACCTGTTCGACGCCGCGGCCCGGGCCGGTGAGGTCCTCGGCGTCGACGCCACCTTCCGGTCCCAGGTGCGGACCGCCCGGGACCGGCTGCCGCCGAGCCGCGTCGGCTCCCGCGGCAACATCCAGGAATGGCTGGCCGACTGGGTGGAGACCGAGCGGACCCACCGGCACGTGTCCCACCTGTACGGCCTGCACCCCGGCAACCAGATCACCCGGCGGGGCACCCCGGCGTTGTACGAGGCCGCCCGGAAGACCCTGGAACTGAGGGGTGACGACGGCACGGGCTGGTCCCTCGCCTGGAAGATCAACTTTTGGGCGCGGCTGGAGGACGGCGCCCGCGCCCACAAGCTCCTGCGCGACCTGGTCCGCACCGACCGGCTGGCGCCGAACATGTTCGACCTGCACCCGCCGTTCCAGATCGACGGCAACTTCGGCGCCACCTCCGGCATCGCCGAGATGCTGCTGCACAGCCACACCGGCGAGCTGCACCTGCTGCCCGCGCTGCCGAGCGCCTGGCCCATCGGACGGGTGACCGGCCTGCGCGGCCGGGGCGGCTACACCGTCGGGCTCGCCTGGAGCAACGGCCAGGCCGACGAGATCGGCGTCCGCGCCGACCGGGACGGGACGCTGCGACTGCGGTCCCGGCTGTTCACCGGCAGCTTCGTGCTCGTCGACGCCGCCGACGGCAGCTCGCCGGCCACCACCCGGCCGGAGGCGGACGTCGTCCAGCTCACCGTCCGCGCCGGCCACACCTACCGCGCGACCCGTCCCGGCGTGACGCCGTCGCCCACCCTCACCCCCACGCCGAGTACGCCGCCGACGCCGACGCCGACCACCAGTTCGCCGGCGCCCTCGGGCGCCCGGGCGACGTACGCGGTGACCGGCTCGTGGTCGGGTGGCTTCCAGGGCGAGGTCACCGTCACCGCCGGCGCGACCGCGATCCGCGGCTGGACGGTCTCCTGGACGTTCCGGAACGGCCAGGTCGTCAACCAGATCTGGGGCGGCACGCACAGCCAGAGCGGCGCGAACGTGACGGTGCGCAACGTCGACTACAACGGCGCGTTGGCGGCCGGCGCGTCCACCACCTTCGGCTTCATCGGGTCGGCGAACGGGGCCAACGACCCGCCGACGTCCCTGACCGTCACCACCACCTGA
- a CDS encoding nitroreductase, whose amino-acid sequence MDLAVFRALEPLCWRAPSAHNTQPWRLRYERWAVTVGWDPTDALPAGDPTGRDLRLSLGAFVETCLIVAADAGLRLDWVADLDAADRRVGRLRPARHPYRTPFRTPEVWDRRTDRGRFTDGPDADVIAAVDAVARRSGGAVHVVPDGGRVGALLRAADRHVYGDPAVVAELRRWLRLDPARRDYRADGLTDRCLGLSRPAAVGLRAALAAYPVLRPLGLPRALAAAGGDPLARGGALLALVAPADLDPAGQVEFGRVLLRVWLTVQAAGLAAHPLSQLVDVAGSRDALGALLDVEPGRILHVTRVGRPVGPAPRSARRVDPGAGAATFAEPVPAP is encoded by the coding sequence ATGGACCTCGCCGTGTTCCGCGCGCTGGAGCCGCTGTGCTGGCGGGCCCCCAGCGCGCACAACACCCAACCCTGGCGGCTGCGCTACGAGCGGTGGGCGGTTACCGTGGGCTGGGACCCGACCGACGCGCTGCCGGCCGGCGACCCGACCGGGCGGGACCTGCGGCTGTCGCTGGGCGCGTTCGTGGAGACCTGCCTGATCGTCGCCGCCGACGCGGGGCTGCGGCTGGACTGGGTCGCCGACCTCGACGCCGCCGACCGGCGGGTGGGCCGGCTGCGCCCGGCGCGGCACCCGTACCGGACGCCGTTCCGCACCCCGGAGGTGTGGGACCGGCGGACCGACCGGGGCCGGTTCACCGACGGGCCGGACGCCGACGTGATCGCGGCCGTGGACGCCGTCGCCCGTCGGTCCGGCGGCGCGGTCCACGTGGTCCCGGACGGGGGGCGGGTCGGCGCGTTGCTGCGCGCCGCCGACCGTCACGTGTACGGGGACCCGGCGGTCGTGGCGGAGCTGCGGCGGTGGCTGCGCCTCGATCCGGCTCGTCGGGACTACCGGGCGGACGGGCTGACCGACAGGTGTCTCGGGTTGTCCCGGCCGGCGGCCGTCGGGCTGCGGGCGGCACTGGCCGCGTACCCGGTGCTGCGGCCGCTGGGACTGCCGCGGGCGCTCGCCGCCGCCGGCGGTGACCCGCTGGCGCGTGGGGGAGCGTTGCTGGCGCTGGTCGCGCCGGCCGACCTGGACCCGGCCGGGCAGGTCGAGTTCGGACGGGTGCTGCTGCGGGTGTGGCTGACGGTGCAGGCGGCCGGGCTGGCGGCGCATCCGCTGAGCCAGCTCGTCGACGTCGCCGGCAGCCGCGACGCGCTCGGCGCGCTGCTGGACGTCGAGCCCGGGCGCATCCTGCACGTGACCCGGGTGGGCCGGCCGGTCGGTCCGGCGCCGCGGTCGGCCCGCCGGGTCGACCCGGGGGCAGGGGCGGCAACGTTCGCAGAACCCGTTCCCGCTCCTTGA